A region from the Benincasa hispida cultivar B227 chromosome 8, ASM972705v1, whole genome shotgun sequence genome encodes:
- the LOC120083522 gene encoding agamous-like MADS-box protein MADS2 isoform X3: MVCLRKLMNSQFFVMLNLLSSSSLIVASSLSFVVALVCLFVLSMTKTLEKYRRCSYGILDAAHQVNENHQPSFDDYLNLKATVEFMQQSQRNLLGEDLGPLNTKELEQLEHQLETSLERIRSTKTQSLLDQLAELQHKEHMLVEDNRGLRKKLEESSAQLAAAAAAWGWEGAAGGHSMEHPSRVASQSDAFFHPIIQPTPTLQMGYNSVGSMGLNNVGPPSQNANNAYHFGWMI, translated from the exons ATGGTTTGCTTAAGAAAGCTTATGAACTCTCAGTTCTTTGTGATGCTGAACTTGCTCTCATCATCTTCTCTAATCGTGGCAAGCTCTTTGAGTTTTGTAGTGGCTCTAG tttgtttgtttgtgttaAGCATGACCAAGACGCTCGAGAAATATCGAAGATGTAGTTATGGTATATTGGATGCTGCCCATCAAGTAAATGAGAATCAT CAGCCAAGCTTTGATGATTATTTGAACCTAAAAGCCACAGTTGAATTCATGCAGCAATCTCAAag AAACCTTTTGGGAGAAGATTTAGGTCCATTGAATACTAAGGAACTTGAGCAACTTGAACATCAATTGGAGACATCCTTGGAGCGCATTAGATCCACAAAG ACACAAAGCCTACTTGACCAGCTTGCAGAACTTCAACACaag GAACATATGCTTGTTGAAGATAATCGAGGTTTaagaaaaaag CTGGAAGAAAGCAGTGCACAACTAGCGGCAGCGGCCGCCGCATGGGGCTGGGAAGGCGCCGCCGGAGGCCACAGCATGGAGCATCCCAGCCGTGTTGCTTCACAATCAGACGCCTTCTTCCACCCCATAATTCAACCCACTCCCACTTTACAAATGgg gTACAATTCTGTTGGGTCAATGGGGTTGAATAATGTTGGACCTCCATCTCAAAATGCCAATAACGCATATCACTTTGGCTGGATGATTTAA
- the LOC120083522 gene encoding agamous-like MADS-box protein MADS2 isoform X1, producing the protein MGRGRVELKRIENKINRQVTFAKRRNGLLKKAYELSVLCDAELALIIFSNRGKLFEFCSGSSMTKTLEKYRRCSYGILDAAHQVNENHQPSFDDYLNLKATVEFMQQSQRNLLGEDLGPLNTKELEQLEHQLETSLERIRSTKTQSLLDQLAELQHKEHMLVEDNRGLRKKLEESSAQLAAAAAAWGWEGAAGGHSMEHPSRVASQSDAFFHPIIQPTPTLQMGYNSVGSMGLNNVGPPSQNANNAYHFGWMI; encoded by the exons atgggaAGAGGAAGAGTTGAATTGAAGagaattgaaaacaaaattaacaGGCAAGTCACTTTTGCCAAGAGAAGAAATGGTTTGCTTAAGAAAGCTTATGAACTCTCAGTTCTTTGTGATGCTGAACTTGCTCTCATCATCTTCTCTAATCGTGGCAAGCTCTTTGAGTTTTGTAGTGGCTCTAG CATGACCAAGACGCTCGAGAAATATCGAAGATGTAGTTATGGTATATTGGATGCTGCCCATCAAGTAAATGAGAATCAT CAGCCAAGCTTTGATGATTATTTGAACCTAAAAGCCACAGTTGAATTCATGCAGCAATCTCAAag AAACCTTTTGGGAGAAGATTTAGGTCCATTGAATACTAAGGAACTTGAGCAACTTGAACATCAATTGGAGACATCCTTGGAGCGCATTAGATCCACAAAG ACACAAAGCCTACTTGACCAGCTTGCAGAACTTCAACACaag GAACATATGCTTGTTGAAGATAATCGAGGTTTaagaaaaaag CTGGAAGAAAGCAGTGCACAACTAGCGGCAGCGGCCGCCGCATGGGGCTGGGAAGGCGCCGCCGGAGGCCACAGCATGGAGCATCCCAGCCGTGTTGCTTCACAATCAGACGCCTTCTTCCACCCCATAATTCAACCCACTCCCACTTTACAAATGgg gTACAATTCTGTTGGGTCAATGGGGTTGAATAATGTTGGACCTCCATCTCAAAATGCCAATAACGCATATCACTTTGGCTGGATGATTTAA
- the LOC120083522 gene encoding agamous-like MADS-box protein MADS2 isoform X4, whose amino-acid sequence MVCLRKLMNSQFFVMLNLLSSSSLIVASSLSFVVALVCLFVLSMTKTLEKYRRCSYGILDAAHQVNENHPSFDDYLNLKATVEFMQQSQRNLLGEDLGPLNTKELEQLEHQLETSLERIRSTKTQSLLDQLAELQHKEHMLVEDNRGLRKKLEESSAQLAAAAAAWGWEGAAGGHSMEHPSRVASQSDAFFHPIIQPTPTLQMGYNSVGSMGLNNVGPPSQNANNAYHFGWMI is encoded by the exons ATGGTTTGCTTAAGAAAGCTTATGAACTCTCAGTTCTTTGTGATGCTGAACTTGCTCTCATCATCTTCTCTAATCGTGGCAAGCTCTTTGAGTTTTGTAGTGGCTCTAG tttgtttgtttgtgttaAGCATGACCAAGACGCTCGAGAAATATCGAAGATGTAGTTATGGTATATTGGATGCTGCCCATCAAGTAAATGAGAATCAT CCAAGCTTTGATGATTATTTGAACCTAAAAGCCACAGTTGAATTCATGCAGCAATCTCAAag AAACCTTTTGGGAGAAGATTTAGGTCCATTGAATACTAAGGAACTTGAGCAACTTGAACATCAATTGGAGACATCCTTGGAGCGCATTAGATCCACAAAG ACACAAAGCCTACTTGACCAGCTTGCAGAACTTCAACACaag GAACATATGCTTGTTGAAGATAATCGAGGTTTaagaaaaaag CTGGAAGAAAGCAGTGCACAACTAGCGGCAGCGGCCGCCGCATGGGGCTGGGAAGGCGCCGCCGGAGGCCACAGCATGGAGCATCCCAGCCGTGTTGCTTCACAATCAGACGCCTTCTTCCACCCCATAATTCAACCCACTCCCACTTTACAAATGgg gTACAATTCTGTTGGGTCAATGGGGTTGAATAATGTTGGACCTCCATCTCAAAATGCCAATAACGCATATCACTTTGGCTGGATGATTTAA
- the LOC120083522 gene encoding agamous-like MADS-box protein MADS2 isoform X2, whose translation MGRGRVELKRIENKINRQVTFAKRRNGLLKKAYELSVLCDAELALIIFSNRGKLFEFCSGSSMTKTLEKYRRCSYGILDAAHQVNENHPSFDDYLNLKATVEFMQQSQRNLLGEDLGPLNTKELEQLEHQLETSLERIRSTKTQSLLDQLAELQHKEHMLVEDNRGLRKKLEESSAQLAAAAAAWGWEGAAGGHSMEHPSRVASQSDAFFHPIIQPTPTLQMGYNSVGSMGLNNVGPPSQNANNAYHFGWMI comes from the exons atgggaAGAGGAAGAGTTGAATTGAAGagaattgaaaacaaaattaacaGGCAAGTCACTTTTGCCAAGAGAAGAAATGGTTTGCTTAAGAAAGCTTATGAACTCTCAGTTCTTTGTGATGCTGAACTTGCTCTCATCATCTTCTCTAATCGTGGCAAGCTCTTTGAGTTTTGTAGTGGCTCTAG CATGACCAAGACGCTCGAGAAATATCGAAGATGTAGTTATGGTATATTGGATGCTGCCCATCAAGTAAATGAGAATCAT CCAAGCTTTGATGATTATTTGAACCTAAAAGCCACAGTTGAATTCATGCAGCAATCTCAAag AAACCTTTTGGGAGAAGATTTAGGTCCATTGAATACTAAGGAACTTGAGCAACTTGAACATCAATTGGAGACATCCTTGGAGCGCATTAGATCCACAAAG ACACAAAGCCTACTTGACCAGCTTGCAGAACTTCAACACaag GAACATATGCTTGTTGAAGATAATCGAGGTTTaagaaaaaag CTGGAAGAAAGCAGTGCACAACTAGCGGCAGCGGCCGCCGCATGGGGCTGGGAAGGCGCCGCCGGAGGCCACAGCATGGAGCATCCCAGCCGTGTTGCTTCACAATCAGACGCCTTCTTCCACCCCATAATTCAACCCACTCCCACTTTACAAATGgg gTACAATTCTGTTGGGTCAATGGGGTTGAATAATGTTGGACCTCCATCTCAAAATGCCAATAACGCATATCACTTTGGCTGGATGATTTAA